In one window of Deltaproteobacteria bacterium DNA:
- a CDS encoding MFS transporter produces the protein MNQERKVVWMAALIQFVNMMDYMIVMPLGPDIAREIPVSNADMGIICGCYTLAVAFSGILSAGFLDRFDRRRVALVVVSGLAVATLSTTLATDLAGLVSARVLAGMFGGPCAAIALAMVTDVVPPERRGRALAVVMGAFSISSIAAVPIGLELARFGTWRYPFVGIAALGGLAVLGLLFAAPSMTGHLAGKGRGGGLPEMNVWQGLALGMMGASMFSAFLIIPNISAYFQMNRGFPREGLGALYCVGGLVSLFMMQAGGRLSDRMGSAPVNIVATVLLVLFTADGFMHENLTPLSLVFVLFMGAACMRNVSATVEAARFASPGRRAGFMSFLASAQHIGSGMGSVASSFLLGTTETGSLTGMPGVALLSIVFALVQPWVLFTLRSAQKN, from the coding sequence ATGAATCAGGAACGCAAGGTCGTCTGGATGGCCGCGCTCATTCAGTTTGTGAACATGATGGATTACATGATTGTCATGCCCCTGGGGCCGGACATTGCCAGGGAAATTCCGGTGTCCAATGCCGACATGGGCATTATTTGCGGGTGCTATACCCTGGCGGTGGCTTTTTCCGGGATTTTGAGCGCCGGTTTTTTGGATAGGTTCGATCGTCGGCGCGTCGCCCTTGTCGTTGTTTCCGGTTTGGCCGTGGCGACCTTGTCGACAACCCTGGCCACTGATCTCGCCGGGCTGGTCAGCGCCAGGGTGTTGGCGGGCATGTTTGGCGGGCCGTGCGCGGCCATCGCCCTGGCCATGGTCACGGATGTCGTTCCTCCGGAACGCAGGGGACGGGCCCTGGCCGTGGTCATGGGCGCGTTTTCCATTTCATCCATTGCGGCCGTGCCGATCGGTCTGGAGCTGGCGAGGTTCGGAACATGGCGGTATCCGTTTGTGGGCATTGCCGCGTTGGGGGGATTGGCGGTGCTCGGTCTGCTTTTCGCCGCTCCCTCCATGACCGGACATCTTGCGGGAAAAGGCCGCGGAGGCGGGCTGCCGGAGATGAATGTCTGGCAGGGGCTGGCCTTGGGAATGATGGGGGCGTCCATGTTTTCCGCATTTTTGATTATTCCCAATATTTCCGCATATTTTCAGATGAATAGAGGGTTTCCGAGAGAGGGCCTCGGCGCCTTGTATTGCGTGGGCGGCCTTGTCAGCCTGTTCATGATGCAGGCGGGAGGACGTTTGTCTGACAGGATGGGAAGCGCGCCGGTCAACATCGTGGCCACGGTCCTCCTTGTTCTGTTCACGGCGGACGGGTTCATGCACGAAAATCTGACGCCCTTGTCGTTGGTGTTCGTTCTGTTCATGGGCGCGGCCTGCATGCGCAATGTGTCCGCGACGGTGGAGGCCGCAAGGTTTGCCAGTCCCGGCCGGCGCGCCGGATTCATGTCGTTTCTGGCTTCGGCGCAGCACATCGGCAGCGGAATGGGAAGCGTGGCGTCCTCGTTTCTGCTCGGCACCACGGAAACGGGGTCGCTGACGGGTATGCCCGGTGTCGCGCTGCTGTCCATCGTGTTCGCCTTAGTGCAGCCGTGGGTTTTGTTCACGCTGCGGTCGGCGCAGAAGAATTGA